A stretch of DNA from Nitrospira sp. KM1:
CGGATGCGGTCAGGTCATCGCGGCCCAAGTAACCGTTCATGACGTTCGGTCCCTTCACGAGCAGCATTCCAGGATGACCGGGAGTGAGCGGTGTGAACTGCTCGGGATCGACGACTTGGACGGACACGCCGGGAAGCGGCTGCCCGACGGTGCCGCGGCGGGACGCAGGTTGAAAAAAACCGGCGGCACGGAAATCCGGGCAGTTCACGGCGATGACGGGCGAGCATTCCGTCACGCCGTACCCTTCGATCGGACCGATGCCGAATTGATCTTGGAAGGCTTGAGACAGCCGCGCGGGTAATTTCTCCGCTCCGGTCAGGACTACCCGCAATGAACTGAACTGTTCCGGTGTGCAGCGACGTTGATACAGTTGCAAAAACGTCGGGGTCGTCACGAGAAACGTCACGCGATACTTCCGGATCAATTCCCCGATGGCCGTGACGTCGAGCGGCGATGGATGGAAGATGAGTGCGGCATTGTTGTACATGGCAAACCAGAAGACGAGATACCCAAATGAATGGAAGAAGGGAAGAATGCCGAGCACACGCTCTTCCTGAATGACGTGCAGGACCTGCGAGGCACCTTGAGCATTGGCGTCGATGTTGAAGTGCGTCAACATCACGCCTTTTGGATCCCCCGTGCTTCCGCTGCTGAAAATGATGGTGGCCGGGTCATCCATGGTCAACGGCGTCGTCTGTCCGCAGACCCGTTCGATGATTCGGGCCGGCGCGCACAGGGCCAAGATGGCCGCTCCCAGCTTCGCCCCTTTCCCGATCGTCTGGGCCGCGTCTTCGAGCCAGATGATCGAGGGGCCTTCCGGCAGGTCCAGCTTGGCCTTCTCGACGAACGTCCTGCTGGTCACGATCGTGCGTAATCCCGCAAGGCGCACTGCGGCTTCCAGGCCCGCTTTCCCCACCGTATAGTTCAGATTCACGCTTGTTTTCCCGCAGAGCGGGGCGGCCACGTTGAGCAGCGCGGCGGCGACCGTCGGCGGGAGCAAAATTCCCACGCGTTCCTGCCCTTCCCAGATCGGACGAAAGGTCCGGGCCAGCACGATGGATCCTATGAGCGCTTGTAGAGAGGAGACGTGGGGGCGTCTCTGGTCGGCCATGGCCAGGCGGAAGGGATATCGGCGCATGGCACGGATGAATTCTCTATGCAGAGGACGACGGTCCTTCTTGCGGTGGGTCCATGCCTCTTCGCCCAGCTCGCGGATGGTCTGGCGAAGATCGTCCGCCGATGTGTCCGAGGGCAGCGGCGCTCCATACGACACGGTCACGGGATAGGGAAGGCGCTCGGGGATCTTCCACAAAAAGCGGCCATGGTCGAAACTGAAGATGCTGCCCCAGACACGGTCGAGGTGAACCGGAACGATCGGTGCCGTTTTGCCCTTCATGATCCGCTCGAAGCCGCGCCGGAACGGCAGCAGCGTGCCCGTGCGTGTGATCTGGCCTTCTGGAAACACGCACACGAGGTCGCCTCTGTCGATCGCGTGTCCTGCGTCCCGGAGCGCGCGTAAGACGACCCTGAGTCCGGCCTGCGAGGAGATCGGAATGACGCCCAGCACCTTCATAAACGGCTTGTAGAGCGGGTGAGAGGCATAGGCATCGTCGACCACGAAGCGTACGGGACGGTCGAGGCTGGCAATCAACAGGAGGCCGTCGATAAACGACACATGATTGGGAACCAGCAGGGCGCCGCCCTGTGCCGGTACATGGTGATGCCCGACGATCCGTAGCCGGTAGATCGTGTTCGTGAGCACGACCAACAGGACCCGAAGGAGCGCCTCTGGCAGCAGATACAACGCCCAGCCGGTGCCGGCCACGGTG
This window harbors:
- a CDS encoding acyl-[ACP]--phospholipid O-acyltransferase; this translates as MNGSRLRGLLIAQFCGAFNDNAWKLMVALLAIRQLASTMGPGPDFETASQTQTTKAFVVFTLPLALVSIFAGVFADRVSKRTVIILMKSVEMLLMTSATAALWINPAGGILPLVVLAGMGIHSALFSPAKYGILAELVPHEKLAAGNGRLEMWTFLAILTGTAAPGILLSLTGDSTWLAPLVLAGISVIGFSAAWTIPSVPPARAAGGLLDTLHGAWSALAADRMLRLAVAGNVFFWTIASLFAQNILVYAKAVLGVSDWQSGLPLMMLSIGIGLGARLVGRLSQSRVEYGLIPLGATGVALILSSLGIFAPAFAVTLALMVVLGLSSALIFVPLNALIQWRAPAERRGSVIAFENICVFSGIMIGSLGAGALASGGVSTTGIFFTTAIFTVAGTGWALYLLPEALLRVLLVVLTNTIYRLRIVGHHHVPAQGGALLVPNHVSFIDGLLLIASLDRPVRFVVDDAYASHPLYKPFMKVLGVIPISSQAGLRVVLRALRDAGHAIDRGDLVCVFPEGQITRTGTLLPFRRGFERIMKGKTAPIVPVHLDRVWGSIFSFDHGRFLWKIPERLPYPVTVSYGAPLPSDTSADDLRQTIRELGEEAWTHRKKDRRPLHREFIRAMRRYPFRLAMADQRRPHVSSLQALIGSIVLARTFRPIWEGQERVGILLPPTVAAALLNVAAPLCGKTSVNLNYTVGKAGLEAAVRLAGLRTIVTSRTFVEKAKLDLPEGPSIIWLEDAAQTIGKGAKLGAAILALCAPARIIERVCGQTTPLTMDDPATIIFSSGSTGDPKGVMLTHFNIDANAQGASQVLHVIQEERVLGILPFFHSFGYLVFWFAMYNNAALIFHPSPLDVTAIGELIRKYRVTFLVTTPTFLQLYQRRCTPEQFSSLRVVLTGAEKLPARLSQAFQDQFGIGPIEGYGVTECSPVIAVNCPDFRAAGFFQPASRRGTVGQPLPGVSVQVVDPEQFTPLTPGHPGMLLVKGPNVMNGYLGRDDLTASVMHDGWYITGDIATLDDDGFLTITDRLSRFSKIGGEMVPHGRVEEVLQEAAAGDVQLFAVTGIPDEKKGERLAVLHTLDEARIAEILDKVTAQGLPNLFIPSRSQFVKVDALPLLGTGKLDLRAVKRIAMERLAQP